The DNA region TAGTCATTAGCTGATTTTTTGGCTGTACCAGCATTTTACATTACAGCGAATCGCCCACAGCTTGCCTAAAAACTTTAGTAAGTGCGATGTCTACGACGGGCTGCGCCAACGCATGAGCGAATCATCTGGAGTATTGTAAGCTAAAACACATCTAATTTAGATAACCAAATTTCATTAGTCGCTCTACCAGTTTCGCCATCCACCTTTGGGTGCAACTTCATTACTTGTAGACTTCAGTCCATGATTTTGGATTAAAGATTGGTATTCTGTACTGCTTGCCCAACGGTCAATTTCTCGCGCCCGTAGCACTGGCACTGGATGGGTTAATTGGGCTGTGCGGGCAGCTTTGACCATTTCACCTAGTTCGGTCTTGCTAATATCATCGTAAGCGCGGGCTTGGTCAACAAAGGCATCAAGATTAAGTTGTGGCGCTAAGGTGGGGGAACCACCTGCCAGCTTCATCAATACTGACATGACAACTTTGGGGTCTTGGGTTGCTAGTAATGCGGCGCGATCGCAGGTAAACTCAGCACAGCGTACCCATTCTAAAAGTTGTGCCTGTATCGCTTGAGCAACGAAGGTTCCGACATTGGGCACAATCGCCGCAGCTAATATTAATAAATTTACAGGGGTTAAGTAAACGCTATGGTCACACTTGAGATGCCCCAACTCATGGGCAATTACTGCCTGTATTTCCTCTGGTGTGAGGATATCAATCAGGGATGTGTGTAATACAACAAACGGCTGCTTACCCCGCACAGCAAAAGTATAGGCGTTGGGAGCCGGATGTTGCCGGACGTACAACTGGGGAGGCTCTATATCCAGGATTTTACAGGCATCTAACAACAGCTTGTATAAATCGGGCAGTTGCTTTTCACCCACCAGAATGCTGGAGGCAATATTTTCCACATAAAAAACCTGCTCTGCCATTGGCCCAAGCCAATTTCGCACCAACATATCTATGCCTGGTATTTGCTTGAGCGTTTTGGTAGCTTCCAGGTCTAATGGATGACGAAATGAGTCAGCTTTTAAACCAATTAGCGGGGTTTTAAAGAAGGACATAGTGCAACAAGCTATAAAAAAACACAACTATAGAATCTGGCTGTAGATAAACAGCCATACACAGTTAGTATAACGATTTAACTAAGCTGACCAGGTGGAACAGGGGGAGAAAATTTTACCTTGTCTCCCTCATTCCCCTTGTTACCGCCTCAGTCTCAACTAAGAGGCAGGAGGCAAGGGAGACAAGGTGACAAGAGGTAAGAATTTGCAACAAGTCTTTCCCCTTGTCCCCAATTCTCCCTGTCCTGAATTCCTCTTCCCCCTGCTCCCTGCTCTCTTGCCTCTTCTTCAACTTGAAAGGCTACTGATAATGGGAGCGATTTCTGAATCTGCTGATGGTTCGCCCACGCGGAGGATTTTAGCGCCCAATTGCTGCAACTTCACATCAAGTCGATCATAGCCGCGATCGAGGTGCTGTAATCCTTGAATTGTGGTTTTTCCTTCTGCCGCTAGCCCTGCTATGACTAACGCTGCCGATGCTCGTAAGTCTGTACCTAATACTGGTGCGCCAGACAATTTCGGTACTCCCCGAACGAATGCAGCGTTGCCTTTGACACGAATATCTGCTCCCAAGCGATTTAACTCTGAGGCATGACGCAAGCGATTTTCAAAGACAGATTCGTTAATTACGCTGTCGCCTTCGGCCAATGTCAGCAAAGACATGAACGGCGCTTGCATATCTGTGGGAAAACCTGGATGATATTGAGTTTCAATATCCGTTGCCTTGAGAGTTTCCGCCGGTAGAATACGTAAGTGTTCAGGCTTGTCCTCAATTATCGTTACCCCAATATCCCGCAGCTTGGCAATCACTGGTATAAGGTGTTCTGGAGCCACTGGCGAGAGCAGAAGTTCGGAACGGGTAATTGCTGCTGCTAGCAAAAACGTCCCGGCCTCAATGCGATCGGGAATGATACTGTAGTCAACAGAATGCAACTTAGGGACTCCTTCGATAATAATTCTGCTAGTCCCCGCGCCCTTAATCTTCGCTCCCATCGCGTTACAGAAGTTAGCTAAATCAACTACTTCTGGTTCTCTGGCAGCATTTTCGATGATCGTTTCGCCCTCTGCTAGGGTAGCCGCCATCATCAAATTTTCCGTAGCTCCGACACTGGCGATATCTAAGTAAATCTTCGCACCTTTTAATCTCCGGCTGTTGCCAGGGACGTAGGCATTACAAATGCCATGCTCAATTTGTACTTCCGCTCCCATTGCTTGCAATCCTCGAACATGCAAGTCAACTGGTCTTGCCCCAATAGCGCAACCACCAGGTAACGGCATCTGCGCTACTCCCAATCTTGCCAGAATGGCACCAATGGCGAAGAAACTCGCCCTCAGTTGGGTAACTAGTTCGTAGGGAGCTTTTGATGTTTTAATTTCGCTGGCGTTAATGTCTAAAATATCGCCTTGCCGCGTTAAAGTTACACCCAAAGCCGATAATACCTGACCCATCCGCTCTACATCCGCCAATAAGGGGACATTGCGGATACGACAATCGCCCGGACACAGCAAGGCTCCAGCCATGATTACCAGTGCTGCATTTTTTGCCCCGCTAATTTTCACATGACCTCGCAAAGGATGCCCACCCCAAATTTGCAAGACTGAGGAGTCTGCTTCTGGAGCAATTTTGACATCTGGTAAGCTGGTAGAAGGATTGATAAGCCTACCTCCAAAAGTAATACGTATTTTATATGTTTGAAGTTGGTTTTGATTCTACAGTAAAGATTCAAAATGTCCACATTTTAGAGCAGCATATTGCATAAAAAAATTGTTTTTTTGTGAAAAATACACGCTGTAAGTCAGCAACAGCAAGCATTTTGAGAATTTTAAAAAATTAGCAAAGATGAACGAACAAGTAGTAGTTTTAAGCTAAATTAAATACTCAGTAAAATAACTTAAGTGTTCTCTAAAAATCAATGCTGTACTGTTGAGTTAATATTTTGATTTGACCTAATGCCCGGAAAAACTTGTTTCCAGTCTGAGCCTCTTAAAGGAGGCGTTACGCTTTAACTTGACAAACGTAAGAAAATACGCAATAATGGAAAACTGCCAGCGGAACTGGCGGAATTGGCAGACGCGCTAGATTCAGGTTCTAGTGCCGCAAGGCTTCCGGGTTCAAGTCCCGGGTTCCGCATATTAATTTTGGATTTTAGATTAATCCAAAATCCAAAATTTAAAATCGTGTTGACCAGTTTACAAAATTCCCTAGTCAAGCAAATCCGCAAACTCCACTCCACCAAGGAGCGGCACAAACAGCAGTTATTTTTACTAGAAGGGACACACCTATTAGAAGAAGCTTGTGCGGTGAATTACCCACTTGAAACAGTGTGTTGTACTCCAGATTGGCAAGCAAATCACTCCTCACTCTGGGAAGAAGCTTGTAGCCGATGCGATCGCTCCGAAATCGTCAGTAAAGAAATCTTGGATGCGATCGCTACCACAGTCCAACCGGATGGTGTAGTTGCAACGGCAAAACGAAGCGAATACCAAACTCAACTACCATTTACTGGTATAATTCTGGCTTTAGAAACAGTGCAAGATCCCGGCAACCTGGGTACGATGATCCGCGCTGCTGCTGCTGCTGGAGCATCAGGATTGTGGGTAAGTGCAGATAGTGTAGATTTAGACAGCCCCAAAGTTCTCCGGGCTTCAGCAGGGCAATGGTTTCGCCTACCAACGGCTGTAAGCGAAGATTTAAAAGCCACAGTACAACAAAGTCAGCAGGCAGGAATGCAGGTAGTGGCAACCTTACCCAGTGCGACTTTAACTTATTGGGAGGTGGACTGGCGCAAACCCAGTCTGATTTTACTGGGAAATGAGGGTGCTGGATTGTCGGCAGAATTAGCAGCGATCGCAGACAGGCAAGTAAAAATTCCTTTGAGTCCTGGGGTGGAATCATTGAATGTAGCGATCGCAGCTGCTTTAATGTTGTACGAAGCTCGGCGTCAAATGAGTCAAGAGTTAGGAGTTAGTAGTTAAACCTTAGAACTCATAAATTTTCTTTAGTTTTTGTTTTTTCTTCGAGATATTGTTCAATATCAGCAACTGCATCTTCAAGAGCGGCTAAATCAATATTTGTCAATTCTTGATCGAGTTCGACTTCACTGAGACTACTAGTATCCAGTTGTGCTTGGGGGATTTCTTCATCCTCAGTTGAATTTTCTTGTAAGATATCCTCCAACTGATCGAGGGATTCTTGAAATACTTGATCGGCGACACGGCGCTGTTGTGGCTGACTTTGCTCCATAATATTGACTTGAAAATCCTGATTTACTAAGCTAATTTTGATTACAGTTCCTACAAATTTAAATTTTGCACTTATAACATCATAGTTGTGTATTCTTGCTCGTCAGCATTACCTGGCTCAAAAATCAATCATTAGGTAGATACTAACAATTCCTCACCTTGTTTTTTTGCATCGTCGGCTGATGCACCAAAGGTCATGATTTCTTCGTCTTGGTTGGCTGTAATTTTCTCAACTGGAATGATACAGATATATTGGGGTTCATTATGTCTTATTTGTTGCACCATTATTTACCTGCTTTTTTACTGTTAACCAACTTTGGGGGTTTAAATCCCCGTCACAAAACATAATTGCAAATTGCTCTCTTCTCTACGAGACGCTTTGCGAACGGAGCGGCGCAAAGCTCATTGCCAATTACGAATTGTTTTAATTGTGTCTATTTTCAAGTCTAGATAAATCATGAGTAAAAGTGAAACATCGTCAATATTTAAGTAGTTTGTGATTTAAGAACACTAACTTTTATACATAATTAAGACAACGTTAAGAATTTTCTCAAAATCGCCAAATTTTGGGGTGTAAACACTTACGTATGGGACAATTAAATTAAGCATCAAAAAATGTCTTTTTGTAAATTTTTGTTCGTTTTTGAGATTTCAGTAATGCGTTGAGATCATCCATTGGCACTGGCTGCATTAATTAATTTCAATCTCTGTAGGTTAATCTCTGGGATTCAGTAAATAAAGGCTGATACCCCTAAAGATTAACTTTTATTTACTCAATACAGGCTTAATGCATTGAGTCAGTGCAAGTTTAATAAAAATTGGAGGTTATAAAATGGCAATTCGGAATAACTTAGTTACCAATTTCTGGCAAAGAGTACAAAAAGATTCAGTTAGTTGGGGATCGTTAGCTCTTTGGATCAGTGCATTAGTTGTTATGTTAGTAATGCTTACCATGTTTTCTAACGCTTAATCTCAGCAAGTTTATTCTAGTTCCTGGGCAACAGCCTGGGAACTAACATAGGGTAGACTTCTATCCCTAGAAAGCTTAAATTATGAACTGCAAACTTCTGGCAACAGTCGTAGTGCTAGCTACTACTAGCTTTATTACTCCTGTTAAATCTCAAGAACCTAGTACCGACACTCCAGCAAAATCGAATCAAGTTTTGAATGCTTGTGTTCAGAATCAAGCAGAAACTTTACCGAATCCCTTTACTGATGTGCCATCAGACCATTGGGCTTTTAAAGCGGTTATGACTATGCACGACTGCGGTGCATTCCGCAAAGCTACGCCACCAGCTTTATTTTACAAACTGCAACCAACAAATAGCCAGCAGCAACGACAGAAAGAACCACAGTTTCAAAAATAGGGCGTTGCTGACTAAAGATATAAAAAGTTTGAGTAGCAACCGCCGATTGAAATTTCGATGGACGTTGAGATGAAGAGAATTATGCTAGATATAGGAATCTGGTTTGATTTCTGAAAATATACGTAGGATGTGTTAGCGACAGCGTAACGCATCAAACCCGTGATTATAGTGCGTTACGAACTCCGTTCTAACACACTCTACAATACCTAATTTTGTTCAAAAATCAAATAGTAATCCTATATAAAAAGTTTACTATTCGGTATCTAATGGTATTTTCGCCTTTTGAAACACCTGCTCAACAGTAAATTCCAATCCCTCAAACAAAGAATCTTTAAATAATTCTTCTCCCATATAAGTTTGTGGGGCTGCATCTGGATAAAAAACAGTAATGCTTCTGGCTTTACTATCTACCACCCACACCCGTAGCACCTTAGCATCTAAATAGTCTTTGGCTTTAGCTGCCATTTGTCCAAAGGTTTGTCCTGGTGAAATAATCTCAATCACCAAATCAGGAGGAACAGGACAAGCTTCGTCTTCGTCCCAGTTGGCAGGTAAACGTTCATTAGAGATGTATAAAATATCTGGAATTGGCATCCAATGTCGCCCCCGACGGGTTAATGCAACAGCCCATTCCGGGCAAACTTCTCCTTTCCCCTCACACCACTGCTCAATCAAATTTAAAAGGACGCGGGTAAGTTTTGCGTGAAAAAATTTTGGTGACATTTTAGGAATTGCTTGACCATCAACAAGTTCATAAGTTATATCTCCCTCACCTGGTGAAAGGTTTAAGAACTCTTGCAAGGTTAATTGATTTTTGGCTTGGAGTATCATAGCTGATTAATTCGTAATTCGTAATTGAAGAACAGAGCAAGTAACTTTTATTCTGACTTCTGAATTCTGACTCTTGAATTCTTCTTCAAATTCTTCACATTCCCCGCAAAACTTGCCGAATAATATCCGATGGCACTTCATCGGTAACTGTTACTACACCAATCTCTGTTGGTAAAACGAACCGTACTTTCCCCGCTTTAACTTTCTTATCTAACTGCAATGCGTCGATAATTGCTTCAATATCTACCCCAGTTGGTAACTGAGTTGGTAAACCTGCTTTTTGAATTAAAGCATTTTGACGTTCTGTGTCAACATTTTGCCACATTCCCAATTCCACAGCAATTTGACCGGCTGCTACCATGCCAATGGCCACCGCTTCACCATGATTTACTAGACGATAACCAGTCAAACTTTCCACTGCATGACCGATAGTATGTCCATAGTTGAGAATCGCCCGCAATCCGCCTTCTTTCTCATCTTTGCTAACAACATCAGCTTTAGCTTGACAAGACCGCACTAAGATGGTATGTATCAGATCAGGTTTTACATAGCGGAGTTGATCGAGGCGTTTACTTGCTTCCAACTGGGCAAACAATTCAGCATCCCAAATTACACCATATTTAATAACTTCTGCCATTCCGGCGCGAAACTCGCGCATAGGAAGAGTTTTTAACACATCTGGGTCAATCAAAACTAAGCGCGGTTGATGGAATGCCCCAATCAAGTTTTTGCCGTGGGGATGATTCACGCCAGTTTTGCCACCAATTGCCGAATCTACCATCGCTAAGAGAGTGGTAGGAACTTGGACAACATTAATGCCGCGCAGCCAAGTTGCGGCTGCAAAGCCAGTCATATCGCCAATTACACCTCCGCCCAAAGCTACCATAGTAGAAGAACGTTCCAGGCGGTTTTCTAAGGCGATATCGTAAAGTTTTTGGATGGAATTGAGGGTTTTGTAGCGTTCCCCTGGTGGTAGGGTGCAGCTAGCTACATCAAATCCAGCAGATGTTAGGGATGCGATCGCTCTTTCCCCAAAATGCTTAAAAATAGTAGGATTAGAAACCAGCAATACCTTCTTGCCTAGCTTGAGACTCGCCATCTGTTGACCTAGTTGATCTAAACTCGAAGGTGCGTTAGCGTAGCTCACCGGAGGTATCGCAATCTCATAAGACTGCTCTGGTAAATTTACATTAATTACAGAAGTCATTGCCCAACCCCTAAACAAGCGCCCGTGGGCTGTATTGTATCGCAATCTGGGAGTGGGGAGTGGGAAGATGAGGGGGATGAGGGAGCAGGGGGAGAAATAAATTCAAAATTCAAAATTCAAAATTAAAGAACTTCTGCCTTCTGCCTCCTCTTTCCCAATGCCCCATGCCCCATGCCTAATGACAAATGACAAATGACAAATGACCAATGACCAATGACTAATGATTCAATAGATTTAGGAAGTATTGTGGAGAAAAATAAATGTTTGCGATTGCAGCTTATATCGGCTTTTTAGCTTTGTTCTTTGGTTTGGCTGTCGGTCTGCTATTCGGTCTGCGGACTGCCAAGATAATTTAATCAAGACTCTTGTGGGGCGGGCATCTTGTCTGCCCTCAGTTTACTAAGGGACGGGCGAGACGCCCATCCCACAGGAAGATATTTATCCTACAACAGCCGGAGTTGCCACTTTCTCTTGTCTTTGGGAAGGCGATCGCATCCCCAAACCAAGTAAATTCAGCATTTCTTTATCGCTATCATAATCTGGACAAGGAGTTGTCACTGTCAACATTTTGTTGTCGTCGCTAGAAAAGATAGAATTGGCTCCTGCCATAAAGCAGAAAGCTTGTTCAACTTGAGAAAGTCTGGCTCTACCTGCACTAAGACGCACATCGGAAGCTGGCATTAAAATTCTGGCTGTGGCAATCATCCGCACAATATCCCAAATGGGGACATCAGGCTGATTTTCTAAGGGTGTGCCTGGTACTTGTGAAAGAATATTAATTGGCACAGACTCTGGATGCGGATGTAAGTTTGCCAGAGTTTGTAACATCCCAACCCGGTCATCAACAGTTTCGCCCAAACCCAGGATACCGCCAGAACATACAGTAACATTTGTCTGACGGACATTTTCAATTGTGTTCAAGCGATCGCTATATGTCCTCGTGGTAATAATTGTGCTGTAATATTCCTGCGAGGTATCTAAGTTGTGGTTGTAGGCGTAAAGTCCCGCTTCTGACAATTTCCTGGCTTGATTTGCTGTCAACATACCTAGAGTGCAGCATACTTCTAAACCCATTGCGGTTACATCCTTGACCATTTCCAGGACTTCCTCAAATTGTGAGTTATCCCGCACTTCGCGCCAAGCAGCACCCATGCAGATGCGACTAACACCAGTTTCTTTCGCTTTCTGAGCAATGTTAACTACCGTTTCCTTTTCTAGGAGTGCTTCCGGCTTTACCTCTGTTTT from Nostoc commune NIES-4072 includes:
- a CDS encoding TrmH family RNA methyltransferase; translation: MLTSLQNSLVKQIRKLHSTKERHKQQLFLLEGTHLLEEACAVNYPLETVCCTPDWQANHSSLWEEACSRCDRSEIVSKEILDAIATTVQPDGVVATAKRSEYQTQLPFTGIILALETVQDPGNLGTMIRAAAAAGASGLWVSADSVDLDSPKVLRASAGQWFRLPTAVSEDLKATVQQSQQAGMQVVATLPSATLTYWEVDWRKPSLILLGNEGAGLSAELAAIADRQVKIPLSPGVESLNVAIAAALMLYEARRQMSQELGVSS
- the aroB gene encoding 3-dehydroquinate synthase — translated: MTSVINVNLPEQSYEIAIPPVSYANAPSSLDQLGQQMASLKLGKKVLLVSNPTIFKHFGERAIASLTSAGFDVASCTLPPGERYKTLNSIQKLYDIALENRLERSSTMVALGGGVIGDMTGFAAATWLRGINVVQVPTTLLAMVDSAIGGKTGVNHPHGKNLIGAFHQPRLVLIDPDVLKTLPMREFRAGMAEVIKYGVIWDAELFAQLEASKRLDQLRYVKPDLIHTILVRSCQAKADVVSKDEKEGGLRAILNYGHTIGHAVESLTGYRLVNHGEAVAIGMVAAGQIAVELGMWQNVDTERQNALIQKAGLPTQLPTGVDIEAIIDALQLDKKVKAGKVRFVLPTEIGVVTVTDEVPSDIIRQVLRGM
- the petL gene encoding cytochrome b6-f complex subunit PetL, giving the protein MFAIAAYIGFLALFFGLAVGLLFGLRTAKII
- the murA gene encoding UDP-N-acetylglucosamine 1-carboxyvinyltransferase; translation: MNPSTSLPDVKIAPEADSSVLQIWGGHPLRGHVKISGAKNAALVIMAGALLCPGDCRIRNVPLLADVERMGQVLSALGVTLTRQGDILDINASEIKTSKAPYELVTQLRASFFAIGAILARLGVAQMPLPGGCAIGARPVDLHVRGLQAMGAEVQIEHGICNAYVPGNSRRLKGAKIYLDIASVGATENLMMAATLAEGETIIENAAREPEVVDLANFCNAMGAKIKGAGTSRIIIEGVPKLHSVDYSIIPDRIEAGTFLLAAAITRSELLLSPVAPEHLIPVIAKLRDIGVTIIEDKPEHLRILPAETLKATDIETQYHPGFPTDMQAPFMSLLTLAEGDSVINESVFENRLRHASELNRLGADIRVKGNAAFVRGVPKLSGAPVLGTDLRASAALVIAGLAAEGKTTIQGLQHLDRGYDRLDVKLQQLGAKILRVGEPSADSEIAPIISSLSS
- a CDS encoding M48 family metallopeptidase, translated to MSFFKTPLIGLKADSFRHPLDLEATKTLKQIPGIDMLVRNWLGPMAEQVFYVENIASSILVGEKQLPDLYKLLLDACKILDIEPPQLYVRQHPAPNAYTFAVRGKQPFVVLHTSLIDILTPEEIQAVIAHELGHLKCDHSVYLTPVNLLILAAAIVPNVGTFVAQAIQAQLLEWVRCAEFTCDRAALLATQDPKVVMSVLMKLAGGSPTLAPQLNLDAFVDQARAYDDISKTELGEMVKAARTAQLTHPVPVLRAREIDRWASSTEYQSLIQNHGLKSTSNEVAPKGGWRNW
- the bioB gene encoding biotin synthase BioB; this encodes MVGIRYDWQELEIRAIYNTPLLELIYQAASVHRQYHDPTKIQVCKLISIKTGGCPEDCSYCAQSSRYKTEVKPEALLEKETVVNIAQKAKETGVSRICMGAAWREVRDNSQFEEVLEMVKDVTAMGLEVCCTLGMLTANQARKLSEAGLYAYNHNLDTSQEYYSTIITTRTYSDRLNTIENVRQTNVTVCSGGILGLGETVDDRVGMLQTLANLHPHPESVPINILSQVPGTPLENQPDVPIWDIVRMIATARILMPASDVRLSAGRARLSQVEQAFCFMAGANSIFSSDDNKMLTVTTPCPDYDSDKEMLNLLGLGMRSPSQRQEKVATPAVVG
- a CDS encoding S-layer protein, encoding MNCKLLATVVVLATTSFITPVKSQEPSTDTPAKSNQVLNACVQNQAETLPNPFTDVPSDHWAFKAVMTMHDCGAFRKATPPALFYKLQPTNSQQQRQKEPQFQK
- a CDS encoding Uma2 family endonuclease; this translates as MILQAKNQLTLQEFLNLSPGEGDITYELVDGQAIPKMSPKFFHAKLTRVLLNLIEQWCEGKGEVCPEWAVALTRRGRHWMPIPDILYISNERLPANWDEDEACPVPPDLVIEIISPGQTFGQMAAKAKDYLDAKVLRVWVVDSKARSITVFYPDAAPQTYMGEELFKDSLFEGLEFTVEQVFQKAKIPLDTE